In the Bacillota bacterium genome, one interval contains:
- a CDS encoding thioredoxin family protein: MRRPVRLHYWEADGDGETGLPVGPLLAELASLAPGLEVVREEDSPEGAGEPPPLGRPEIRLRRGAPGGGWIRFAGYPAGFVRLELVEALAALASGEEEAGPGPGEAGAESRAPAERDGPGQEVRIWVSPTCSRCARTVRLALGMVLALPGLSLAVIVATEFPEAARQEGIRTVPTLVAGGRRWLEPPPPRELWEALVRPG; encoded by the coding sequence GTGCGCCGGCCCGTCCGCCTCCATTACTGGGAGGCCGACGGGGACGGTGAGACCGGCCTGCCGGTGGGCCCCCTGCTGGCCGAGCTGGCGTCACTGGCGCCGGGGCTGGAGGTGGTGCGGGAGGAGGACTCGCCGGAGGGGGCGGGCGAGCCGCCGCCCCTCGGACGGCCGGAGATCCGCCTCCGGCGCGGCGCGCCCGGAGGGGGTTGGATCCGCTTCGCCGGCTATCCGGCCGGCTTCGTGCGGCTGGAGCTGGTGGAGGCGCTGGCCGCCCTCGCCTCCGGCGAGGAGGAAGCCGGACCGGGCCCCGGGGAGGCCGGCGCGGAGTCGCGGGCCCCGGCGGAGCGCGACGGTCCCGGCCAGGAGGTCCGGATCTGGGTCAGCCCGACCTGCAGCCGCTGCGCCCGGACGGTCCGCCTGGCACTGGGCATGGTGCTCGCCCTGCCCGGCCTCAGCCTGGCGGTGATCGTGGCCACCGAGTTCCCCGAGGCCGCCCGGCAGGAGGGGATCCGAACCGTACCCACCCTGGTGGCCGGGGGGCGGCGATGGCTCGAACCCCCGCCACCGCGGGAGCTCTGGGAGGCGCTGGTCCGGCCGGGATAG